A DNA window from Solanum lycopersicum chromosome 3, SLM_r2.1 contains the following coding sequences:
- the LOC101265510 gene encoding uncharacterized protein gives MINDGKLVRAVTIGNEIEDLASDDFSFGKCIMDLIKEDDDNEDCDEKEDKETEEQNEPVCPMYLAAGFGIDVSGMKSLTEGGLMRAGHGADIVPLNFDEMGDVEAHYKSLLEEYPFNPLVLRNYAQLLQSKGDLSGAEEYYFQATLANPQDGDILSQYATLVWQLHHDKDRALSYFEHATHVDPENSHVLAAYANFLWEINYDDNEHEHTETEEVATSHNMYFEQDNRQASPLLNLAAGFGIGNCGFSGGMTLNELIAADYYKSVIQENPNNPLVLRKYAQFLDQCKGDLGGAEEYYSRAVLTDASDGEIISQYANFIWHLHHDQNKASSHFKRAVQASPGNCDVLASYARFLWETEEDEDEDEDKEKESNNYKYQFQYFHGVMVTPNA, from the exons ATGATTAATGATGGAAAATTGGTGAGGGCTGTTACTATAGGAAATGAGATAGAAGATTTAGCTAGTGATGATTTTAGTTTTGGGAAATGCATCATGGATCTTATTAAGGAAGACGATGATAATGAAGATTGTGACGAGAAAGAAGATAAAGAAACTGAAGAACAAAATGAACCAGTTTGTCCAATGTACCTTGCTGCTGGATTTGGAATTGATGTTAGTGGCATGAAGTCTCTGACTGAGGGCGGGCTGATGAGGGCGGGTCATGGTGCTGACATTGTACCGTTGAATTTTGATGAAATGGGAGATGTTGAAGCACATTATAAGAGTTTGCTTGAAGAATATCCTTTCAACCCTTTGGTCTTGAGGAATTATGCTCAGCTTTTGCAG TCGAAAGGAGATCTTTCTGGGGCCGAGGAATATTACTTTCAAGCTACTCTAGCTAATCCACAAGACGGGGATATCTTGTCACAGTATGCTACATTGGTGTGGCAGCTACACCATGATAAAGATAGAGCCTTGAGCTACTTTGAACATGCTACTCATGTTGATCCCGAGAACAG CCATGTCCTTGCAGCATATGCTAATTTTCTTTGGGAGATCAATTATGATGACAACGAGCACGAACACACA GAAACCGAAGAAGTTGCTACATCACACAACATGTATTTTGAACAAGACAACAGACAAGCTAGCCCTCTGCTGAATCTTGCTGCAGGATTTGGCATTGGAAATTGCGGATTTAGTGGTGGCATGACTCTGAATGAGCTTATAGCAGCCGATTACTATAAGAGTGTGATTCAAGAAAATCCAAATAACCCCTTAGTTTTAAGAAAGTATGCTCAGTTCCTTGATCAG TGTAAAGGGGACTTGGGAGGAGCTGAAGAATACTACTCGCGCGCGGTATTGACAGATGCTAGTGATGGAGAAATTATTTCACAATATGCAAATTTTATATGGCATCTTCATCATGACCAAAATAAAGCCTCTTCTCATTTCAAAAGAGCAGTTCAAGCTTCTCCAGGAAACTG cGATGTACTAGCATCATATGCTAGGTTTTTATGGGAAACAGAGGAAGacgaagatgaagatgaagataaagaaaaagagtcaaataattacaaatatcaatttcaatattttcatggAGTAATGGTTACTCCAAATGCTTAA
- the LOC101245431 gene encoding mitochondrial import receptor subunit TOM9-2, whose amino-acid sequence MAPMSGKPFALTGSSSKNDGVLARISQSTIVTKGKQAACDATYVGKKLAKSTGKAAWLVATTFLVLGLPLIIVMDREQQLNDLDLQQASLLGASPATTQN is encoded by the coding sequence aTGGCGCCTATGAGTGGAAAGCCCTTTGCTTTGACCGGATCAAGCAGCAAGAATGACGGCGTTTTAGCTAGGATTTCTCAATCCACCATTGTTACGAAGGGGAAACAAGCAGCTTGTGATGCGACTTATGTGGGGAAAAAGCTTGCGAAGAGTACTGGAAAAGCTGCTTGGCTTGTTGCTACAACGTTTTTGGTTCTGGGTTTGCCGTTGATTATTGTTATGGATCGTGAACAGCAGCTGAATGATCTTGATCTTCAACAAGCAAGTCTTCTTGGTGCTTCCCCTGCTACTACACAGAATTGA
- the LOC101265202 gene encoding plasmodesmata-located protein 2, whose translation MSMASKPFCIFSLFLVIFTIFKLTPQAKSDSDYTKLIYKGCAKQDLSDPSGVYSQALSSLFGTLVSQSSKSKFYKTSTGSGQSTISGLFQCRGDLSNVDCYKCVSGLPILIDKLCGSKPVAARIQLYGCYMLYEVAGFPQISGMEMLFKTCSGKNAPGSGFEERRDTAFSTLENGMASSNGFYTTSYQSVYTMGQCEGDVGSADCADCVKNAVQKAQVECGSSVSGQIFLHKCFIGYSNSPNGVPRTSPSSSDWSPSSSSGSGQNVGKTVAIILGGVAGVGFILICVLFARNLMKKHDDY comes from the exons ATGAGTATGGCATCAAAGCCATTTtgcatattctctcttttcttagtTATATTTACCATATTCAAGCTAACCCCACAAGCTAAATCTGATTCTGATTATACTAAGTTGATTTACAAGGGTTGTGCAAAGCAAGATTTATCAGATCCATCTGGGGTTTACTCACAAGCTCTTTCTTCCCTTTTTGGCACTCTTGTTTCACAGTCCTCAAAGTCTAAGTTCTATAAGACTAGTACTGGTAGTGGGCAATCTACAATTTCTGGTCTTTTTCAGTGTAGAGGTGACCTTTCTAATGTTGATTGTTATAAATGTGTTAGTGGTTTGCCAATACTCATAGATAAGTTATGTGGAAGTAAGCCTGTTGCTGCAAGAATCCAGCTTTATGGCTGTTACATGCTCTATGAGGTTGCTGGTTTCCCTCAAATCTCTGGAATGGAGATGCTGTTCAAGACTTGTAGTGGGAAAAATGCTCCAG GTAGTGGGTTTGAGGAAAGAAGAGATACTGCTTTTTCCACATTGGAAAATGGCATGGCTAGTAGCAATGGCTTCTACACGACAAGCTATCAGTCTGTTTATACCATGGGGCAATGTGAAGGGGATGTTGGCTCCGCTGATTGTGCTGATTGTGTGAAAAATGCTGTTCAAAAAGCTCAGGTGGAATGTGGAAGCTCCGTCTCTGGCCAAATCTTCCTGCACAAATGTTTTATTGGTTATAGTAATTCTCCAAATGGGGTCCCTAGAACATCACCGTCGTCTTCAGATTGGtccccttcttcatcttcaG GGTCAGGGCAAAATGTGGGGAAGACAGTGGCTATAATACTAGGAGGGGTAGCTGGAGTGGGGTTTATACTCATATGCGTGCTGTTTGCAAGGAATCTAATGAAGAAACATGACG ATTATTGA